DNA from Sphingomonas psychrotolerans:
GCGATCCTCGTAATCTATTTCTTCCTCTCCGGGTGGACGCGACTGCGGCGCAACGCGATCACCCGCCGCGCGAGCTTCGGCGGCGCGATGGCGACGGCGCGGGTGATCCAGGATGTCGTCGACGATACTTCGGCCTATCTCGGCACGATCACGCTGATCAACGTGACCCTGGGGCTGATCGTGGCAGGCGCTTTGTGGGCGATCGGGATGCCGACGCCGTTGATGTGGGGCGGCATCGTCGCCTTGCTCAACTACATCCCCTATATCGGGCCGGTGATGGCGGCGATGCTGCTGGGCCTTGGCGGGCTGATGAGCTTTGCCGACATCTGGTGGGCGCTGCTGCCCGCGGTGATGATGATCGGCGCACACCTGATCGAGGCCAATGTCGTGACGCCGCTGATCGTCGGGCACCGGCTGACGATCAGCCCGATCCTCATCCTCATCTCGCTGAGCTTCTGGGGCTGGGTGTGGGGCACGCCGGGGGCATTGCTCGCGGTGCCGCTGCTGATCATCATCCAGACCGTGCTCAACGCCGCGGGCAAGCCTGATATCGCCGGCTTCCTGTTCGAGCACGGTACGCTGATCCGCGATCCGGCCGACCCGCACGCGCACCGGCGAGAAAGTCGCGACCAATCCGGTTGACACCCCCGAAGGCGGGGTTAGTGGCGCCTCCTCGCTTCGAGAGCGGGTGTAGCTCAGTTGGTTAGAGCGCCGGCCTGTCACGCCGGAGGTCGCGGGTTCGAGCCCCGTCACTCGCGCCACGCGGGATCCCTGTGGGAACCCCAATGGTCAATTCGAAGCGGTCTCCTGTCCGCGGCATGCGTCGCCCCGCCTGGATCAAGCGGGTGTAGCTCAGTTGGTTAGAGCGCCGGCCTGTCACGCCGGAGGTCGCGGGTTCGAGCCCCGTCACTCGCGCCATGCCGCATTCTCCGGATCAGCGCCCGGTTGACTTCCGCGGCGCCTAAGCCTTCAATGGCGTGCAATAATCTGAGCAATAATCGAGGTCGCGACTGCGTGCATCCATAGGAGATGGCGATGCGGCGACGTGTGATCCTGTTGCTTCCTTTGCTGTTCGCCTGCGGCCATTGCGCGGCGCCTGAACCGGCGCCTCAACCGAACCCGAGCACCGACAGTGCGACGATAGGAGGCGACCCGGTATCGGCGCCGGATCCCGCACCCTTGCCGGCAGCGACGGATGCGCCGGAAAATACAGTGGCGACCGAGCATCCTCCGCTCGCCTCGGCCCGGCCGCAGGCCAGCGTCGAAGCAGCCAGGGCATCGCGTCGCGCAGCTGGGCGCGTACAGAGCGACGAGCCAGTGCCCTGCGATGCCGTGGACGACGACGTCTCTGCCGCGGATTGCCGTGAATTTACCCGCCAGAAAGCGCGGCTGCGCCCGGGGATTCTGGCGTTCGACCCGCCCGCGAAGATGACCGTGGGTGTGACCTATGATCTGACCCTCAGCATCGGCAAGGCCACCGATGCTGAGGAAATACGCGCGGTTGTGCGCCGCGAGGGACGGCGGCTCGAGGAGCGCACGCTGCAGGTCGGCGCGTTCATGACGGCGACGTTGACCGGGAATGCGTTCGAAATAGCGCTGCAAGGCACCGAAGGCCCGTCCCGCAGCCTCGGTGCCGACCGGCGGGACATCTGGCAATGGCAGGTCAAGCCGCTGCGCGCCGGAACCCAGCGGCTGTTGCTCACCGTTTCCGCCGATGCGATGGGCGCCGATGGCAAGCGCCGCCGCTTCTCGCTCGCCAATCGGCCGGTCGACATACTCGTCGAAGTGACTGCTTCGCAGCGGCGTGAGGATCGCACCCGGGCGATCGAGGATTCGCTCGGGCGCGGCGCGCGGGTCATGAGTGCGCTGGAGAAGTGGATGATCGGGCTGGCGGCATTGCTCGCCGCGGTGGGCGGCGCGTGGCTGGCGCTACGCAAGTTCGGCAAGCCCAAAGAGGTCGCCGCCGACAAGCCCCCCAATCCCTAGCGGCGGGATGCCCCGAACATCGCGTCGATCGCATAGCGGCCGGCGCCGATCGTAGCGAAGAGCAGGCCGAACAGGATGAGGCTGGCCGCCGGGAAGGCGGCGCGGATGCCGAGCTTCGCATCGACCATGGCGATCGCCACGGCGAAGTGGACCGCGCACAGCAATCCGGTCCAGCGGGTGGCGAGGCCGAGGACGAAGCTGACGCCGCAGGCGAACTGCGCCCACACCGAGAGCGGGGCCAGCCAGCGCGGCTCGGGGAAGCCATGGGCGCCGAGGAAGCGCGCGAATTCGGCCATGCGCGCGGCGCTCTGGATATTGTCCCATACCCCCCAGATCAGGAAGGCGCCGACGACGAGGCGCGCGAGCAAGAGCGCCGCATCGGAATAGCCCGCGAGACCCGCGGTACGACTGCGCCTGAAAGCCATGTTCTCTCCGCTATTTCGGTCGGGGGTTAGCGCGCTTTGGCAGGATTTGCGACCGCTCAGCTGGGGGGAAGGCGCCAGTTTCCCGTCTCCATCCAGCGCAGCAGCGGCTTGAGCGGCGTGATCCAGACAATGCCGAGCACGACATAGATCACCATCTGGATGAGGATCGGCAAGGCGCCAATCTGACTCGAGAAGCTGGCGACGAGCACCACCCAGACGAGGATCAGCAGCAGGATCGTGATCGCCCCCGCGGGCTTGCGCCAGCTGGCCTTCACTTCTCCGCGTGCCACAACATGCCCTCCTCGGTGATGATCGCGTGCAGGGGCACGTCCCAGATATCGGCGGGAATGGCAGGAACCTCCTGGACCGACCAGGCAATTCCGACCCGCCATGCCTCCTCGTAGCGCGCAAAGGCGCGATCGTAATGGCCGGCGCCCTGGCCGAGGCGGTTGAGCCGACGATCGAACCCGACCAGCGGAGTCAGGATGATGTCGGGCGCAACTTCCGGGCTCGCCGGATCGGGCTGGCGAAGATTGAATGGACCCGCGACGAGCGGCTCGCCGAGCTGCCAGGCAAGGAAACGAATCGGCGCGGCGCGATCGACCACGAAGGGCAGTGCCAGCGCGCAGCCCGCTGCCGCGGCGGCCGCGGCAAGCTGGGTGGGATCCGCCTCGCTGCCCACCGGGCAATAAGTCGCGACCGTCTTGCCGGGACGAAGGCGCGCGACGAAAGCACCGGGCGCGAGGATCGCGGTCGACGATTGTGCGGCGAAGCCGTCGCGATCGGCACGGAGCCTGGCGCGGAGCGCGGGCTTGTCGAGGATCATAAGGGAAGAATGCGGTGGCGGGACCGCCATGGCCGTTTGCCAAAATATCCTCTGACGCCTGGTACGTCAGGTGGGAACCATGTGCCACAGACCTGGATCTGCACAGGGACAGCTCCCATGGATGATGAATAGCCTCAGGGATATGCCTAGGCTCGTACCGGGCAGTTCCCGCCACGGAGTCATTTAGGGTGGCGGAGGGGCGGACGCAACGGGAGTTTGCCATTTTCGTCATCCCGGCGAACGCCGGGACCTCGTGCCGCAGGCGGTCCGCTTGCCGCCTGAGATCCCGGCGTTCGCCGGGATGACGTCAGGCCTCGGCGGCGTCCTCTTCCAGCGCCGCGGCCACCGCCTCGAGCCGGTCGGCGATGCGTTCGAGCAACACCGGCGAGACGCCCTGCGGCGGATTGCGCTGCACTTCGTCGACCAGATCGGCAAGGATCAGCGAGAGATAGACCAGCGTGCGCTCGGCGTTGAGCCCGCCCGAGGCGCGGTGCGCGGTCTCCGCGTGCTTCTGCAGGATCGATTCGAGATGGCGCAGGTGCGGCTCGTCGCCGTCGCGCGCGGCGACCGAATAGCTGCGGCCAGCAATGGAGATGTCGATATCGGCCATCAGTCGGCGACGCTCTGGCTCTCGCGCGCAATCAGCACGTCGAGCGAAGCCACCGCCTCCTCGATGCGGCTGCGCAGCTTGGTGTGGCGGCTGGCGAGACGCGCGGTGGCATAGGCGCGCGCCGCCGCCGCCGTCTCGATCCGTGCGAGTGCCTGTTCGATACGATCTTCCGGGCTTGCTGCCATCCGCGTGGATTAGGCAGCGCGAGCCGACGCGGCAAGGTCGATGAGGCGAACCGTCTGTCGTTTTCTCAGCGGGGGCAACTGCCTCGCGAAACCCGGCGCAGCGGTTGACGCGCGGGCGTGTGCGTCCCAAAGGCGTCCGCGACCAGCAGGGGAGTCCAGGTGACCGTTTCCTTCAGCGATTGCGCCAATGCGATCCGCGCCCTTTCGATGGACGCGGTCGAGGCCGCCAATTCGGGCCACCCCGGCATGCCGATGGGGATGGCCGACGTCGCCACCGTGCTGTTCCAGCGCTATTTGAAATTCGATCCGGCCGACCCCAAATGGCCCGATCGCGATCGCTTCGTGCTGTCGGCCGGCCATGGATCGATGCTGCTCTATTCGCTGCTCCATCTGACCGGCTATGCGCGGCCGACACTCGACGACATCAAGCGCTTCCGTCAGGTCGGCAGCCCGTGCGCGGGGCATCCCGAGAATTTCGAGCTTCCGGGCATCGAGGCGACCACCGGTCCGCTCGGCCAGGGCCTGGCGATGGCGGTGGGCATGGCGATCGCCGAGCGCCATCTCAACGGCGTGTTCGGCAACGATCTGGTCGATCACCGCACCTGGGTGGTCGCCGGCGACGGCTGCCTGATGGAAGGCATCAACCACGAGGCGATCGGGCTTGCCGGGCATCTCAAGCTCGATCGGCTGATCGTGCTGTGGGATGACAACAAGATCACCATCGATGGATCGGTATCGCTGTCTTCGAGCGAGGACATTCCGGCGCGCTACGAGGCGACCGGCTGGTACGTCACCGAATGCGACGGGCATGACGAGGACAGCATCGTCGCGGCGTTCGAGGAAGCGCTCGACGAGGACCGCCCGGTGCTGATCCGCTGCCGGACGATCATCGGCAAGGGCGCGCCGAACAAGCAGGGCACTTCGAAGGTGCACGGCGCCGCGCTCGGCAAGGACGAAGTTGCCGCGGCACGCGAGACTTTGGGCTGGCACCACCCGGCGTTCGAGATCCCCGGCGACATCCGCGAGGCGTGGCTCGCCGCAGGCAAGCGCGGTGCCAGGCCGCATGCCGAGTGGCAGGCGCGGCTCGCGGCGCATCCCGACCGGGTCGGCTGGGAGGCGCGCGGAGAGGTGCCGGCGGACCTGCTCAAGCCCTATGTCGCGCAATTGCTCGCCAACCCGCAAAAGGTCGCGACCCGCAAGGCGTCCGAAATGGCCCTCGAGGAGATCAACACACTGCTGCCCGAGACGATCGGCGGCTCGGCCGACCTGACCGGCTCGAATAATACGCTGACGAAGAACCTCGTGGCGCTGACCGCGGGCACCTATGAGGGGCGTTACCTTTATTACGGCATCCGCGAGTTCGGCATGGCGGCGGCGATGAACGGGATGGCGCTGCACGGCGGGGTGATTCCCTACGGCGGCACCTTCCTCGTCTTCTCAGACTATGCCCGCGGCGCGATCCGGCTGTCGGCGCTCCAGCAGACGCGTGTCGTCTATGTGATGACGCACGATTCGATCGGGCTGGGCGAAGACGGCCCGACGCATCAGCCGATCGAGCATCTGATGAGCCTGCGCCTCATCCCCAATCTGCATGTCTATCGTCCGTGCGACACAGTCGAGACCGCCGAGTGCTGGGAACTGGCGCTGTCGCGGACCGATGGCCCGGCGCTGCTCGCGCTCAGCCGCCAGAATTTGCCGCAGCTGCGCACCGAAGCGGTCGAGAATCGCTGCGCGCGCGGCGGCTATGCGCTGTTCGAGGCTGAGGCGCCGCGCAAGGTGGTGGTGATCGCCACGGGTTCGGAAGTCGAGGTCGCCGTCGCGGTGCGCGAGGCGCTCGAGGCGCAGGGGATCGGCGCCGACGTCGTGTCGATGCCGAGCTTCGAGCATTTCGAGGCGCAGGATGCGCAGTACAGGAACGACGTGCTGCCGCGCGACGCGCTCAAGGTGTCGATCGAGGCGGGCGCCACCTTCGGTTGGGAGCGCTACACCGGCACCGACGGGCTACGTTTTGGTGTCGATGTATTCGGCGCCTCGGGCCCTTATCTCGGGCTATACG
Protein-coding regions in this window:
- a CDS encoding AI-2E family transporter, producing MAALALMIGVGLLFAIPFALREGSPFFLPLTAALVIAIALVPMLEWLERHRMPAPLAAFVCVLLFLSVANIALASIVVPAWQWMQRLPESIPKIQHNLEPLIRFYSRLERFVDKTLTNFASTPVRQPETIAVPPPRSLLDLFTTSAPSALIEMFFAILVIYFFLSGWTRLRRNAITRRASFGGAMATARVIQDVVDDTSAYLGTITLINVTLGLIVAGALWAIGMPTPLMWGGIVALLNYIPYIGPVMAAMLLGLGGLMSFADIWWALLPAVMMIGAHLIEANVVTPLIVGHRLTISPILILISLSFWGWVWGTPGALLAVPLLIIIQTVLNAAGKPDIAGFLFEHGTLIRDPADPHAHRRESRDQSG
- a CDS encoding DoxX family protein; this translates as MAFRRSRTAGLAGYSDAALLLARLVVGAFLIWGVWDNIQSAARMAEFARFLGAHGFPEPRWLAPLSVWAQFACGVSFVLGLATRWTGLLCAVHFAVAIAMVDAKLGIRAAFPAASLILFGLLFATIGAGRYAIDAMFGASRR
- a CDS encoding DUF2842 domain-containing protein, whose amino-acid sequence is MARGEVKASWRKPAGAITILLLILVWVVLVASFSSQIGALPILIQMVIYVVLGIVWITPLKPLLRWMETGNWRLPPS
- a CDS encoding 5-formyltetrahydrofolate cyclo-ligase, translating into MILDKPALRARLRADRDGFAAQSSTAILAPGAFVARLRPGKTVATYCPVGSEADPTQLAAAAAAAGCALALPFVVDRAAPIRFLAWQLGEPLVAGPFNLRQPDPASPEVAPDIILTPLVGFDRRLNRLGQGAGHYDRAFARYEEAWRVGIAWSVQEVPAIPADIWDVPLHAIITEEGMLWHAEK
- a CDS encoding cell division protein ZapA codes for the protein MADIDISIAGRSYSVAARDGDEPHLRHLESILQKHAETAHRASGGLNAERTLVYLSLILADLVDEVQRNPPQGVSPVLLERIADRLEAVAAALEEDAAEA
- the tkt gene encoding transketolase; translated protein: MTVSFSDCANAIRALSMDAVEAANSGHPGMPMGMADVATVLFQRYLKFDPADPKWPDRDRFVLSAGHGSMLLYSLLHLTGYARPTLDDIKRFRQVGSPCAGHPENFELPGIEATTGPLGQGLAMAVGMAIAERHLNGVFGNDLVDHRTWVVAGDGCLMEGINHEAIGLAGHLKLDRLIVLWDDNKITIDGSVSLSSSEDIPARYEATGWYVTECDGHDEDSIVAAFEEALDEDRPVLIRCRTIIGKGAPNKQGTSKVHGAALGKDEVAAARETLGWHHPAFEIPGDIREAWLAAGKRGARPHAEWQARLAAHPDRVGWEARGEVPADLLKPYVAQLLANPQKVATRKASEMALEEINTLLPETIGGSADLTGSNNTLTKNLVALTAGTYEGRYLYYGIREFGMAAAMNGMALHGGVIPYGGTFLVFSDYARGAIRLSALQQTRVVYVMTHDSIGLGEDGPTHQPIEHLMSLRLIPNLHVYRPCDTVETAECWELALSRTDGPALLALSRQNLPQLRTEAVENRCARGGYALFEAEAPRKVVVIATGSEVEVAVAVREALEAQGIGADVVSMPSFEHFEAQDAQYRNDVLPRDALKVSIEAGATFGWERYTGTDGLRFGVDVFGASGPYLGLYEHYGLTAGNIVPRIIARLNGEQA